The genomic DNA AATGACTGATCGGATAAAAATTTTTCGGTTTTACTTGGTGGGTTTTTGCTAATGCATTGATCGGATAgtttatgtttatttgaattgagtttgcctttttcttttttttttgtatcgGAATTTACATTTTTGGTGCTGTGAATTTCGGTACATGAGATATTGAGATATGAAGATACGATCTTATTTTGAATGTATAATATGATGTTAATACTATTTTTCGTTTGCCAGTGAATGATCTATTGAGctgattatgaaataaaatttCAATTCTGAATTTGGGGTTTTTGTGTTGTAGTTTTGCCTGGGTTTGATAGCTTTATAAATGTGTTcatattgtttttgtttttgattCAGCTTAAAAAATGGCATCAATGGTTCTTAAaggtagtagtagtagtagtaatcAAGTTTCTTCATTGATATCAATTCAAGAAAAAGGTAGTAGGAATAAGAGGAAGTTCCGGGCTGATCCACCTTTAGGTGATCCGAATAAGATTATAACTTCACCTCAAAATGGGTGTCCGAGTTATGAATTTTGTGCTGAGAGGTTTGATGTCAACCCAGTTCATGGTCAAGCTAGTGCATGTGACTTGTGCGGTGTTAATCAGGATCATTCCAACGGATTAAAACTCGACCTGGGATTATCTAGCACCTTAGGTTCTTCCGAGGCTTGGCCAAGTCAGCCTAGAGAGGAGATAGAAGCTGATGGATTTCAAGACGCTGATTGGAGTGATCTCACAGAAGCTCAGCTAGAAGAACTTGTTTTGAGCAATTTGGATGCGATATTCAAGAGTGCAATAAAGAAAATTGTTGCTTGCGGTTATGCAGAAGAGATGGCTATTAAGGCAGTCTTGAGGTCTGGCCTTTGTTATGGTTGTAAAGACACTGTCTCGAATATAGTGGACAATACCCTAGCATATCTGAGAAGTGGCCAAGATTGTATTCCTTCAAGGGACCACTGTTTCGAGGATCTGCAGCAGCTGGAGAAATATATATTAGCAGAATTGGTTTGTGTTCTTCGAGAAGTTCGGCCTTTCTTCAGCATTGGGGACGCAATGTGGTGCTTgttaatttgtgatatgaatgtctcgcaTGCTTGTGCTATGGATGGTGACCCGACAAATGGTTTTGCTGGTGATGGAGGTTCAAATGGGACTTCTTTTACTTTCAACCAACCTGCGTTGAAGACAGAAGCCAAAACTTCTGAATTGAACCTTCCGAGTCCTTGTAAACCTGTTCCATCTATTCCTTGTTCTCATAGTCCTCTGCCAGATGTACCATCTATAGGAATCAATAACACAACAAAATCAAAGAATTCCCTTGTTCTAAGTGGTATAGCCTCAGAGAAAGATGGAACAAACTCCATATCTGATAGTGCAGATAAAACCTTCACTGCAGCAGGAACATCTCAGTCTTCAACATTGGAAGAAAAGTTCGTGGGTAGAAAGATTCACTCTTCCAAGAGAGAACATATTCTTCGGCAGAAGTCACTTCATCCAGATAAAAACTATAGGACATATGGATCTAAAGGATCATCCAGAGCTAAAGTAAGCGGTTTTGGAGGTTTAATCACAGACAAGAAACTCAAATCAGTCTCGGACTCTACTGCTCTTAATGTAAAAAATGCATCGTTGAAAATTAAAGCAATGGAAGCTGATGTCCTTCAAGATAATGGGAGTCACAATCTTTCGGTTAATTCAGGTCCCTCTTCTTCTGCTGCATTTTGCTTAGATAATGATAATCATACTTCACCAGTAAACATTCCACCTGAATTACCACCTACCAAAAACCCACATTCACCTGCATTATCAACCGCTGATACGGAGCTTTCCCTCTCATTGCCCGCCAAAAGTAATTCAACTATAGTGCCTACTGTTTCTCATTCCGAGGCTAGTAGTTCAGGCTATCCTGGGATACTGTATGGGCATTGGGCCCCTCAGGATAAGAAGGATGAGATGATTCTGAAGCTGGTCCCAAGGGTGCAGGAACTACAAAATCAGCTCCAGGAATGGACTGAGTGGGCCAATCAAAAGGTCATGCAGGCCGCCTGTCGGCTAAGTAAGGACAAAGCTGAACTTAAGACTTTGAGGCAAGAGAAAGAAGAAGTTGAACGGCTTAagaaagagaagttgagtttggaagaAAACACTAAGAAGAAGCTCATTGAAATGGATGTTGCTTTGTCTAAGGCTAGTGGGCAGGTTGAACGTGCCAATGCTACTGTGTGCAGGCTTGAGGTGGAAAATGCAGCTCTACGACAAGAGATGGAAGCTGCAAAATTACATGCGGCAGAGTCGGCTGCTAGCTGTGAGGAGGTATCAAAGAGGGAGAAAAAAACACTGATGAAAGTTCAGTCTTGGGAGAAGCAAAAAGCTTTGTTCCAAGAAGAACTCATGACTGAAAAACGCAAGGTTGCCCAGATGCTACAGGAATTACAGCAGGCTAAAGCTCTTGAAGAACAGTTTGAGGTATGTCTTCGTGAACGTTTAATTTTCAAGCATATCTTCATCTCTACTTTCTCAAATTTTCTCCTCATAGAAACTAGAGGTAATGTTATAAAATTTTCTACCAGCTGCTTTATGAAAATGAGACTTAGTGAGGAAATCATCCATTGCTTTATGTAGATGATTTGGATTTCTGATAATAGACTTGGTTGCACTTTGTAATCTTTTGCATGTTATATAATCTGAATTTTCAAAAGAAATTGCCAATCTGCTCCACAAAGGTAATTCATTTATGAGATTGTGGAAAGTGTTTTTAATGATTTGACACCATTTATGAAGTCCCCAAAGTGAAGTGTTGGATCTAAAATATTTTTGCATGGCAGTCTCTTGGCGTCCTTTATTTCATGTAGGTGTTACATTCACATCATAGTAAGTGCAGCAGACGATTGGGAAACTCCTTTGAGGTGACAAACGGTAAACGCATATAAATGGTGCACTTGCACGTAATAGGTGTAAAAGATATGTTTTTGCcagt from Gossypium arboreum isolate Shixiya-1 chromosome 9, ASM2569848v2, whole genome shotgun sequence includes the following:
- the LOC108457023 gene encoding putative E3 ubiquitin-protein ligase RF298: MASMVLKGSSSSSNQVSSLISIQEKGSRNKRKFRADPPLGDPNKIITSPQNGCPSYEFCAERFDVNPVHGQASACDLCGVNQDHSNGLKLDLGLSSTLGSSEAWPSQPREEIEADGFQDADWSDLTEAQLEELVLSNLDAIFKSAIKKIVACGYAEEMAIKAVLRSGLCYGCKDTVSNIVDNTLAYLRSGQDCIPSRDHCFEDLQQLEKYILAELVCVLREVRPFFSIGDAMWCLLICDMNVSHACAMDGDPTNGFAGDGGSNGTSFTFNQPALKTEAKTSELNLPSPCKPVPSIPCSHSPLPDVPSIGINNTTKSKNSLVLSGIASEKDGTNSISDSADKTFTAAGTSQSSTLEEKFVGRKIHSSKREHILRQKSLHPDKNYRTYGSKGSSRAKVSGFGGLITDKKLKSVSDSTALNVKNASLKIKAMEADVLQDNGSHNLSVNSGPSSSAAFCLDNDNHTSPVNIPPELPPTKNPHSPALSTADTELSLSLPAKSNSTIVPTVSHSEASSSGYPGILYGHWAPQDKKDEMILKLVPRVQELQNQLQEWTEWANQKVMQAACRLSKDKAELKTLRQEKEEVERLKKEKLSLEENTKKKLIEMDVALSKASGQVERANATVCRLEVENAALRQEMEAAKLHAAESAASCEEVSKREKKTLMKVQSWEKQKALFQEELMTEKRKVAQMLQELQQAKALEEQFEARFKQEEKAKEEILTRASLIRKEREEIETSTKLKEDMMKSKAETSLQKYKEDIHRLEKEISQLRLKTDSSKIAALRRGIDGSHAGKFTDNRHGTGQKESRTPLTVIDFHEFSGKGAVKRERECVMCLSEEMSVVFIPCAHQVVCIACNELHEKQGMKDCPSCRSPIQRRINVRYAHS